In Alphaproteobacteria bacterium, a single genomic region encodes these proteins:
- the glnT gene encoding type III glutamate--ammonia ligase, with amino-acid sequence MGGEGIPTAEPGGRESAVDVAALQATLAAEGVKYCLAAYVDVHGVTKGKAVPLSHLGRMSRGSELYTGAALDGLGQGPSDEELAVIPDLEKLTILPWRRDTAWVPGDLTFRRSPWPMCARTVLKQQMARAERLGLRFNLGIECEIYLVCRENGTIVPANPNDTLAKAAYDVANLLENMDWLDEIVGYMDEMGWDVHSFDHEDANSQFELDFAYADAVTMADRYTLWRLMAKEVARRHGFEASFMPKPYNNRTGSGAHLNMSMEDISTGRNLFGEASDPRNCGLSPLAYKFLAGILKHAPAIVAVTCPTVNSYKRLVKTGSMTGYTWAPIFISYGGNNRTHMLRVPMIRPEIEDRQPGPGSVYLSSARVECRAADVAFNPYLAAAMMLGAGLDGIENDLDPGDPHQENMYELSDAELAARGVAQLPRTLLEAIEAFGGDSLGREVMGDDLFESYIALKSEEWWRYHNEISPWEIDSYLTKFG; translated from the coding sequence ATGGGGGGTGAAGGAATTCCGACAGCGGAACCCGGCGGCCGGGAGAGCGCGGTTGACGTTGCCGCATTGCAAGCCACCTTGGCCGCGGAAGGGGTAAAATACTGCCTTGCTGCCTATGTCGACGTGCACGGCGTCACCAAGGGCAAGGCCGTGCCCCTTTCCCATCTGGGACGAATGTCCCGCGGTTCCGAACTATATACCGGCGCGGCACTGGACGGGCTTGGCCAGGGCCCGTCCGACGAGGAACTCGCAGTCATTCCCGATCTTGAAAAGCTGACGATCCTGCCCTGGCGTCGCGATACCGCCTGGGTGCCCGGCGACCTGACCTTCCGCCGGTCCCCCTGGCCCATGTGTGCCCGTACCGTTCTCAAGCAACAGATGGCGCGCGCCGAGCGGTTGGGGTTGCGGTTCAATCTGGGTATCGAGTGCGAAATATATCTGGTGTGCCGGGAAAACGGCACGATCGTGCCGGCCAATCCCAACGATACGCTGGCCAAGGCGGCTTACGACGTCGCCAACTTGCTCGAGAACATGGACTGGCTCGACGAGATCGTCGGCTATATGGACGAGATGGGCTGGGACGTTCATTCATTCGATCACGAAGACGCCAACAGCCAGTTCGAACTGGATTTCGCCTATGCCGACGCTGTCACCATGGCGGACCGTTACACCCTCTGGCGGCTCATGGCCAAGGAGGTTGCGCGCCGCCACGGGTTCGAGGCGAGCTTCATGCCCAAACCCTACAATAATCGCACGGGCAGCGGCGCCCACCTGAACATGTCAATGGAGGACATCTCGACCGGCCGCAATCTTTTCGGCGAAGCCAGCGACCCGCGCAACTGCGGCCTCTCCCCCCTCGCCTACAAGTTTCTGGCGGGCATTCTCAAACATGCACCGGCGATTGTCGCCGTGACCTGCCCCACGGTGAACTCCTACAAGCGCCTGGTGAAGACCGGCTCGATGACCGGGTACACCTGGGCGCCGATCTTCATTTCCTATGGCGGCAACAACCGCACCCACATGCTGCGTGTTCCCATGATAAGGCCCGAGATCGAGGACAGGCAGCCCGGACCCGGCTCGGTCTACCTTTCAAGCGCGCGCGTGGAATGCCGGGCTGCGGATGTTGCATTCAACCCGTACCTCGCCGCCGCCATGATGCTCGGCGCCGGGCTCGATGGTATCGAGAACGATCTCGATCCTGGCGATCCGCACCAGGAAAACATGTACGAGCTGAGCGACGCGGAACTGGCGGCGCGAGGCGTGGCACAGCTCCCGAGGACACTGCTTGAGGCGATCGAGGCTTTCGGCGGTGATTCGCTGGGCCGCGAGGTTATGGGCGACGATCTCTTCGAATCATATATCGCCCTGAAATCCGAGGAATGGTGGCGTTATCACAACGAGATTTCTCCCTGGGAAATTGATTCCTATCTGACGAAATTCGGATGA